The Weissella confusa DNA window GTTGGTGGCTCAACAGCCGTTCGTTTGTCAGCGGAAATTGTTGAATTGCTTGGTGATAATGCGCCCAAGGTTTTGGGGATGACATTGCCGGTTATGCAAGCCACGCAAAATACCAAGTACCTGCAAGAGCGTCTCACCAAGTTAAAGTTGCCAGCCATTCAAACGCGTTTGGCAAGCAATGTCAGTGAAGTGTTCGATGCAGCGCGTGAGTTTGATTTTCCAGTGGTTGTACGTTCGGTGGCACCAGTTGGACAAACGATTCGTCTCCAAGTTGAAGATGTGGAAGAACTGGAAGGGGCAGCCGAAACGGCGTTGAACCGTTCTTTGACCCATCAAGTCAACGTGGATAAGAGTATTCGCGGTTACCAAGAAATTGCCATGGTGGTTGTACGTGATAAGCGCGATACGACCGTGTTGATTGGTGGTGTTGAGGATATGGATCCGGTTGGTATTCACTCGGCTGATTCGATTGCGATTACGCCGGTGCAAACATTGCCGGACCCGGTGTTCCAACAATTGCGTAACGCAGCCTTTACAGTTGCACGTGGCTTTAACGTCGTTGGCTTGCTGGAAGTACGTTTTGCCGTTAATCCGACGACAGAAGAGTATGTCATCACACGTTTGACGCCATACTTTGACCGTACCTCTGCCATGCTAGTGGCCGCCACGAGCTATCCGTTGGTGCCAGTTATCGCTGGTTTGATGATGGGTGAAACCCTTGATAAGGTGCGCGTACCATCAATTTATGCCGAGCACACAGCTTTGTTGGAGCCGACAATGGACCACATTGTGATTCGTTTCCCGGTGTTTGCCTTTGGTGAACTAGAGTCAGCCGGTATTCAAACCGAGAATCGTTTGGATACCGTGCAAAAGTCAGTTGGGGCGACAATTGGTGTGGGGCGCAGTGTTGAAGAGGCGTTGGAAAAGGCCATTCGTGCCGCTCACTTTAACAACCGTAATTTCTCACCGACTGTGATGAACGCGTTGACCGATAATGAAATTATTGAGCAATTAATTCACCCACGCGATAACCGTATTTTAGTTTTGCTTGAGGCAATCCGTCGCGGTTATACCGTTGATGAATTGGCTGAGTTGACTAAGATTAATGCGTTTTACTTCTATAAACTAGAGCGCATTAATAATTTGGAAAGCGCTGTTAAGAATCATCCATGGGATACCGATACCTTGCAACAAGCCAAGTATTACGGGTTGTCTGATGGTTTGGTAGCTAAGCTATGGGATGAAAAGTACGAGGCGGTGCGACGTTATCGTTGGGATAACGGTATTTTGCCAACGTATAAGGCGTTCGAGCCGTCAGCTGGTGAATTCGAAGAGTCAGTTTCACAATTCTATTCAACGTTTGAAACGGAGAATGAGAGTGAGCGACTTGGGGATGATTCAGCCTTGGTGATTGGAACGGGGGCCTTTCGTCTTGGGGATGGTGCCGCAGCATCATACACCATGGCGATGGTGGCCGATGAATTGTCACGCCAAGGTATCAAGACGGTTTTGATGAATAACAATCCGACTGACCTAACATTCATTCCGCAACTGGCACACAAGCAGTATTACGAGCCGTTGGAAATTTCTGATGTGATGAACGTTATTGAAATTGAACAACCAACGCGCGTGTTTGTGCCAGGTAATCGTATTAAGTTGATTACGAGTTTGCGTAAGATGGGTGTAAATGTTCAAGTAATCGCCAAAGAAAAGTACCTACCAAGTAGTATGCTAAGTGATGGTCAACAAACCATCGTGAATTACTTCTATGACGGGCTTGAATTGCACGTGATTGGTGTCGGCCATCAGGATAATGGGGGCATCGTCTTCGATCAATCGGCCATGACCGATTCATTGTGGGAATCATTGCCACGACCTGATATGACACTGGATACGGCTGGCTTGTACCAGTTGGTGACGGATCGCTTGCCATTAGACCGTGAAGTCACGGCTGATGATATTCGACCAATGCCATTTACGCATATTGCCTTCCTTGATAAGGTGACAGGCGTCTCATGGCTTCGCTTGATTGTTCGTTACATGTTGAATAAACAAACGAAGGCTGACGAAGAAATGGTTGATAATTTGAAGAATCTACCATGGCGTATCAAGACATCACGTCTTCGTTATCGTGATGCGGACTTTGCGGAACATATGAATATTCAGCAAACGCTTGATAACGGACGCTTTGCGATGGGTGCGACTTACCAAGTGCTTTAAGCAAGTTAAAGCTTCGTATGGTAAACTTAAAACACATATATAAATATTGAAAGAGGGCATTTTTCCATGTGGAAGAAAGTAGTAGCTATTTTGGTTGTCGTTGCGGCAGCTTTGGGATTGGCAGCCTGGGGCGTTGGTCCTAAGTCAATCGCCACAACTAATGACGGTAACATCTCACAAGCTGATTATTACAAGAAGTTGAAGAACACGAGTGCTGGTCAACAACAATTGGCTAACATGATCATCGAGAAGGTTTTGGAAAAGAACTACGGTGATAAGGTTTCTGAGAAGTCAGTTAGCTCACAATTCAACTCAGTTAAGAAGCAATACGGTGCACAATTCGCCTCAGCTTTGGC harbors:
- a CDS encoding carbamoyl-phosphate synthase large subunit: MSERILIIGGSANDFGRETESDAASYQVVKGLRRRGHEIVIVDDNPFGFTNERDDVTVIETALTAPNLVKVIVEQGITAMVASVGGSTAVRLSAEIVELLGDNAPKVLGMTLPVMQATQNTKYLQERLTKLKLPAIQTRLASNVSEVFDAAREFDFPVVVRSVAPVGQTIRLQVEDVEELEGAAETALNRSLTHQVNVDKSIRGYQEIAMVVVRDKRDTTVLIGGVEDMDPVGIHSADSIAITPVQTLPDPVFQQLRNAAFTVARGFNVVGLLEVRFAVNPTTEEYVITRLTPYFDRTSAMLVAATSYPLVPVIAGLMMGETLDKVRVPSIYAEHTALLEPTMDHIVIRFPVFAFGELESAGIQTENRLDTVQKSVGATIGVGRSVEEALEKAIRAAHFNNRNFSPTVMNALTDNEIIEQLIHPRDNRILVLLEAIRRGYTVDELAELTKINAFYFYKLERINNLESAVKNHPWDTDTLQQAKYYGLSDGLVAKLWDEKYEAVRRYRWDNGILPTYKAFEPSAGEFEESVSQFYSTFETENESERLGDDSALVIGTGAFRLGDGAAASYTMAMVADELSRQGIKTVLMNNNPTDLTFIPQLAHKQYYEPLEISDVMNVIEIEQPTRVFVPGNRIKLITSLRKMGVNVQVIAKEKYLPSSMLSDGQQTIVNYFYDGLELHVIGVGHQDNGGIVFDQSAMTDSLWESLPRPDMTLDTAGLYQLVTDRLPLDREVTADDIRPMPFTHIAFLDKVTGVSWLRLIVRYMLNKQTKADEEMVDNLKNLPWRIKTSRLRYRDADFAEHMNIQQTLDNGRFAMGATYQVL